One Dromiciops gliroides isolate mDroGli1 chromosome 3, mDroGli1.pri, whole genome shotgun sequence DNA segment encodes these proteins:
- the LOC122750299 gene encoding ATP synthase-coupling factor 6, mitochondrial-like, protein MALKSLSRFLSLVQSTTSVYFRRNIGITAIAFNKELDPVQKLFVDKIREYKSKRQAAGGPVDIGREYQQDLDRELFKLKQMYGKADMNTFPTFKFEDPKYEEAPKPQS, encoded by the coding sequence ATGGCtcttaaaagtctttccaggtttttatctCTTGTTCAGTCCACAACTTCAGTATATTTTCGAAGGAACATTGGTATTACAGCTATTGCATTTAACAAGGAACTTGATCCTGTTCAAAAACTCTTTGTAGACAAAATTAGAGAATATAAATCCAAGAGACAGGCAGCTGGAGGACCTGTTGATATAGGTCGTGAATATCAACAAGATCTGGACAGGGAACTGTTCAAGCTTAAGCAGATGTATGGTAAAGCAGACATGAATACATTCCCAACATTCAAATTTGAAGACCCCAAATATGAAGAGGCACCAAAACCCCAGTCTTGA